In Candidatus Chlorohelix allophototropha, one DNA window encodes the following:
- a CDS encoding citrate synthase, with amino-acid sequence MSDTTTILNSNSTAVKSAESKGFKAGLEGIVAATTALSKVDGTAGRLIYRGYDVQDLARNAIYEEVVYLLWYGRLPNSTELEWIKNKLAADRTLPASVLSTLRGLPATTQPMDALRTAVSAWAASSIEGSPSLDQAFALVSRMPVFLAAFHRLRQGLEPLESIPELSHAANYLYLLTGNIPSENFVKAMNAYLVLLSDHGMNASTFAARVVASTESDMGSALVAAIGALKGPLHGGAPSKVKDMLLAIGSLDHAETWLRDALSHNVRLMGFGHRIYKTADPRSLPLQELAKLANPEVYELAHHVEETALLLLEEYKPGHNLYTNVEFYSAVLLDSLNLPGDLFTPTFAVGRSAGWSAHVLEQMVNNRLIRPAAEYKGLLDLAFVSVDQR; translated from the coding sequence ATGTCAGATACTACGACTATTTTGAATAGTAATTCCACCGCAGTAAAAAGCGCCGAGAGTAAAGGATTTAAAGCCGGGCTCGAAGGAATTGTTGCTGCTACTACCGCCCTAAGCAAGGTTGATGGTACAGCAGGACGACTGATTTATCGAGGCTATGATGTTCAGGACCTTGCACGTAATGCTATTTATGAAGAAGTGGTTTATTTACTCTGGTATGGTCGGTTGCCAAATTCTACCGAATTGGAGTGGATTAAGAATAAGCTGGCAGCTGACCGCACATTACCTGCATCAGTGTTGTCAACTTTGCGGGGCTTACCTGCTACCACACAGCCGATGGATGCGTTACGTACTGCTGTTTCTGCTTGGGCAGCTTCCTCAATTGAAGGTTCGCCAAGTCTGGATCAAGCTTTTGCACTGGTTAGCAGAATGCCCGTTTTCTTGGCAGCCTTTCACCGTTTGCGGCAAGGACTTGAACCCCTCGAATCTATTCCTGAACTCAGCCATGCTGCAAATTATCTTTACCTGTTAACCGGAAATATTCCTTCTGAAAATTTTGTAAAAGCAATGAACGCCTACTTGGTGCTATTGTCGGATCATGGGATGAATGCTTCTACTTTTGCAGCGCGTGTAGTTGCCAGCACAGAGTCGGATATGGGTTCGGCGCTAGTAGCCGCAATCGGGGCGTTAAAGGGCCCTTTGCACGGAGGCGCACCCTCAAAAGTCAAGGATATGCTACTGGCAATCGGTTCATTGGATCATGCCGAAACTTGGCTACGGGATGCACTTTCGCATAATGTCCGCCTTATGGGCTTTGGTCACCGTATCTACAAGACCGCAGACCCTCGTTCCTTGCCGTTGCAAGAGCTTGCCAAACTTGCCAACCCGGAAGTATATGAACTGGCGCATCATGTAGAGGAAACCGCGCTTTTACTACTGGAAGAATATAAACCCGGTCATAACCTTTATACCAATGTAGAATTCTATTCTGCTGTTCTTTTAGATTCTCTGAACCTGCCAGGTGATTTATTTACCCCTACATTTGCAGTTGGACGCTCAGCAGGGTGGTCTGCACATGTGCTGGAACAGATGGTTAACAACCGTCTTATCCGTCCGGCAGCCGAATATAAAGGTCTATTAGATCTTGCTTTTGTTTCAGTTGACCAGCGTTAA